GGCACCAACATCTACATGACGCTGGCGACTCTGTTTTTGGCGCAGGCGACCAACACCCATCTGACCATCTGGCAGGAGCTCGGCATTCTGGGCATTGCCATGATCACCTCGAAGGGTGCCTCCGGCGTGACCGGGGCCGGCTTCATCACGCTCGCCGCGACGCTGTCGATCGTGCCCGACATTCCGATCCAGTCGATCGCGATCCTGGTCGGCATCGACAAATTCATGAGCGAATGCCGCGCGCTGACCAATCTGATCGGCAACGGCGTCGCCTGCGTCGTCATCAGCATCTCCGAGGGCGAGCTCGATCGCAATGCGCTGCACGAGACCATGGCCCATCCGCTGGAGATGGGCGAGGCGCTGGAGCCGGGCGGGAGTGCCGCATCCTAGGTTGCAAACGAGCCGGCTCCACGCGATTCCGATGCGGTAGTTTCCCGGAATGGCCAAATGCCGCGGAACGCGTCACAACGATCGCGTTGAGATCACGGATTGATACTCATTTTTTCCACCCGACGCGCTGGGGGCAGGGCGTCGGGTTTTTGAAAATCACTGCCGTCAGGGCCGCCGGGCGGGATCAGAGGATCCCGCCATGGGTACTCCGCAACTTGGCGGCAAGATCGATCCTCCGCGTCATCCCGATCGCCTGCAGGAACGCTTCGTCATGACTGACGACGAGCAGCGCGCCGTCATAGGCCCGCAAGCCCGCCTCGACCGCTTCGATGGACTCGATATCGAGATGATTGGTCGGCTCGTCCAGGATCAGCAGCGAAGGCGGCGATGCTCCACCCAACACGCAGGCAAGGCCCGCGCGGAACATCTGCCCGCCACTCAGGCTTCCCGCGATTTGCAAGGCCGCATCGGCGCGAAACATGAACCGCGCCAGCGCGGCATGGCACTCGTTCGCACCCGCCTGCGGGTTGAGGCGCTGAAAATTTCCCAGAATGGTGAGCGCGGGATCGAGCAGGCTGACCTTCTGGTCGAACAGCGCGAAATCCGGCCTGACCCGCACGTTGCCCGATAGCGGGCGCAGTTCGCCCGAGATCAGTTTCAGCAGCGTCGTCTTGCCGGAGCCATTGGGTCCGACCAGCGCGATGCGCTCCGGCCCGACGACGGCGAATGAGATGTCGCGCAGGACCGGTTGCTCCGGCCGATAGCCGGCGCTGACGCCGTCGAGCCAAACCACCTCCCTGCCCGCCGGCAAGCCGGTCGCGGGCAGCTTGACCGAGAGCGGCTGCAGAATTTCGACGCGCCGGCGCGCCACGTCGACGGCTTGAAGCGCCTCAGCACGCTGCCGCTCGGCGACCTGTGCATTCCTGCCGCCGCTATCCTCGCTGCGATCCTTGCGCGCTCCGGCCAGGATCCGCGGCATGTCGCCCCTGGCGCTCTTCTTCCTGCCGCCGCTGTCCTTGCGCGCTTTTCTCTCCGCGGCTTGCTGCGCCTTCCCGTCGATCTCGGACAGCCGCCTCTCGGCATGAGCAAGGTCGTGCCTGACGGCAGCGAGTTCGACGGCCTTCTGTTCGCGAAACCTGCTCCAATTGCCGCCGTATCGTCTGGCTCCAAGCGACGTCAGCTCGACGATCGCATCCATCGCGTCGAGCAGGTTCCGATCGTGGCTGACGACGATCGCGCCGCCGCGCCAGGCCGCAAGGAGATCGATCACGGCCTGGCGGCCGGCGCGGTCCAGGTTGTTGGTGGGCTCGTCCAGCAACAGGAAGTCGGGACCGGCAAAGACCAGCGCGGCGAGACGAACCCGCGTGATCTGCCCGCCGGACAGACACGACAGCTCCGTATCGGAAGACGGATCGAATCCGAGTTGCGCGAGGGCAGTCTCCAGCCGCCCCTCGAGCGTCCAATCGATCGAGGCGATGTCGTCGGCCGAGGCGTCGCCGCGCTCGGCGCGGCGCAGCAGCTCGAGCGCCGGCCGCACGCCGAACAGATCGGCCACGGTCGCGCCCGCGGGCAATTGCACGTCCTGGCGCAGCAGGCCGATGCTGCCATTGATCAGAACGCGTCCGGACTGCGGAAGCTGATCGCCCGCAATCGACGCCAGCAGCGTCGTCTTCCCGATGCCGTTGCGGCCGACGAGACCGGTTCGCTCGGCCGCGAATGTCAGATCGATGTCGGAGAGAAGAGAACGGCCGTCAGGCGTGGACAGCGAGAGGTTCGACAGGATGACTGAAGCAGGCATGGAATTCCCCGTGAGCAAGGCGGATGAGCGTTGCGGTCGGGGTGAAATCCATGGGTGCGAAATTCCTGGTTGCGGCATTGCTCATAAACCCAGCGCGCTGCGGGATCAAGGGCAATGGACATCGCGCAGGACGCGCGGTAAGGGCAGAGCGGGTGTCTCAGCCAGAAGGCCATTTCGTGAGCGGCAAGCCGAACAGCGCCCTCGCCCAACTGCTTCAGCAGGCCTTCCTGGCATTGCGCGCCAGGCAGTTCGACACCGCAAGCCGGCTTGCAAACGAAGCCCTGAAAGCGAATCGCAACGACCGCAACGCCGTGCTGATCCTGGGCCATGCCTTGCTCGGCCAGCAGCGCGCCGACCAGGCGATTGCGCCGCTGGAAAAGGCCGCTCGGCGCGCCAACGATCCGGAAATCGAGACATTGCTCGGTCACGTCCTATGTCATGCGCGGCGGTCGTCGGACGGGATCGCCCAGCTGCGCCGCACCGCAGCACGCCGCCCGCCCTATCTGCCTGCATTCCAGGAATTGGCCGGACAGCTTGCGAACGGCGGGGACACCGGTGAGGCCATCGAGACCATGGCGCAGGCCATCACGCTTGCCCCGGGTCTGACCGACCTGCAACTCGACCTCGGACGCCTGCATCTGCGGAACAACGATCGGCGCAGTGCGCGCGCCGTGCTGGCCGCCGCCCGGGCTGCCGCGCCGGGACGTGCCGACATCCTGGCGGAACTGGCCGGAGCCGAGTTTCTCGACGGCGCCTACGCGCAAGCAGCCGAGACCTACCGCCACGCGCTTGCGCTCCGTCCCGACGACGCGCCGTCCCGGGCCAATCTCGCAATGTGCCTGCTCGAAATGGGTGAGCGCGACCGCGGCGAGGCGGCGCTTCGCGCCATCGTTCGCGGACGGCCACACATGCTCGGCCGCGCCGCCTTCGCATTGGCGACGTCATCCCGCGGCCGCTTCTTCTTCCGCCCGAGCGCGGCAGCGAGATTTTTGGAACGCGACCAGGAGCGGTCGGCTACGCCCTGAATTTGCGACGGTAAACCCCGGACTCGCGCTTCAGCGAGCCGCGGAGAGCGTGGAGCTTCTGCGACTCTTCCGGCGTGAACGTCGACGTCTGCAATGTCCAACCTTCGCGCTTGACCGGAATGCACTGCGCGATCGGCGTGCCCTTCGGCAACACGCCGCGAAAGTCCATGTTGTGCCAATGCGCCGGAAAATGGATCCAGTTGTCGCGATAGCGATCGCAATCGACAAGGCCGCTCAGCGTGGTGAAAGGAAGATCGAGGCGATTCACCGGATGGGTGAAGAAGAGCGCATAGCCTTCCGGGGCCTCGATGGTCCAGAGATTGTGAAACTTGATGACGAAGCGATCGGCCTCGAACAGCGGGGAGCCGGTGAGCTGGTTCTGGTCGTGGAAGCTGACAGGCGAGCGTGGAAAATCGACTTCTCCGCCAGGGGGGACGTCGTTGTCCCAGCTGATCTCGCCATCCTCTACGCGGAGATCGCAGATCAGCGGGATCAGGAAACCGCACGTCATCGCGTCGATGAAGGGCGGACAGCGCTTGACCGTGTCGTCGTCCTGCTGATTGAGAGCGCTGAAGGCCGAGCCGGGCATCGACTTGAGCCAGTCGGGGACGCCGAGATTGGCAGGAACCGGCTGCGGCAGCAGGCCTTCAAGCTCTCTTGGACAGCGAAATTTAACCGCGAGCTTGCTGCTGTTGACCTGCGAGGACATAGGGCGCTCCAGCCGATTCCTCTACCGTTAAAAGGAAACGGCCGCCGGTCAAGGCCCGCGGCCGCCAGGCACATTACATCTACGCAACGTGCGACTGGCGCCCCCGGCCAAATGCGGCCAGGGCGCCGATCATTGCTCAGCCCTTGAGCGCAGTCACCACCACCTCGATCAGCGCGCTGCCGCCGAGATCGGCCACGCCGACGGTAGCGCGGGTCGGCAGATTGTCGCCGAAGAACTCGGTCCAGGCCGCGTCCATCTCCTTCTTCTTGGAGAGATCGGTGACGAAGATCGAAGCGCTGACGATTCGGCTCTTGTCGGTGCCGGCTTCCTTCAGATAGCCGGCGATCTTGCCGAGGATGTTGCGGGTCTGGTCGCCCATGGAAACGCTGGTGTCGTCGGCGATGGTGCCGCCGAGGAAGACGAAGCCGTTGGCCTCGACGGCGCGGTGCATGATGGGCGTGCGGATGCTGCGGGTGATGCTCATGATGTCCTCTTGTTGCTAGAGTGTGGTGGGATGGAAACGGTCGATGCCGAGATCGCCGATGCGGGTCTGGGTGCCGCCGTTGACGATCAGTTCCGCCATCACGGCGCCGGCGCCGGGGCCGAGCTGGAAGCCGTGCAGCGAGAAACCGAACTGGTGATAGAGCCCCTTGTGGCGGCTGCTCGGCCCGAATACGGGAATGTCGTCCTTCATCTTCGCCTCGATCCCGGCCCAGGCGCGAACGATCGTGGCGCTGCGCATCACCGGGAACAGCTCGAATACGGTGCGCGCGCTGGTGGCGAGGCTCTTCCAGTCCAGCACGGTCTCGTTGCGGTCCTGATCAGGCGTCGCCAAATGGCCGCCGCCGATCAGCACGGTGCCGTTGGAGAATTGCTTGAAGGAGAGCTTGCGTCCGCGCAGGATCACGACGGGGTCGATGAAGTGCGGCACGCGCGAGGTGATCATCAGCATCGGCGCGACGGTCTCGACCGGCACCGGCTCGCCGAGATCGGCCGCGATCCTGCCGGCCCAGGCGCCGGCAGCGTTGACCAGTACCGGCGCGGCAAAGGTTTCGGTGCCGACGTCGACGTGCCAGAGCCCGTCGCTGTACCGGATGTTGCCGGCGGCGACGCCCTCGCGCACGGTCGCGCCGAGCTGCTGGGCCTTGCGGCGGAACGCCGTCGTCGTCTGGGCCGGATTGGCGGCGCCGTCGCGGCGCGAGACCACGCCGCCGGGACAGGTCTCGGCCACGGCCGGCACCAGCCGTCGCAGTTCGGTCGCGTCGATCAGTTCTTCGTGGGTGAAGCCGAGCGCATTGAGTTCGGCCACCCGCGCGCGGCAGGCCGCGAGTTCCTCCTCATTCTCCGCGACAAGGACCTGGCCGTAGCTCTCGAAGCTGCAATTGTCGTCGAGAAGATCCTTGATCTTCTCCCAAATTCCCATCGAGCGGATCGAGAGCGGGATTTCAGGGATATGCCGGGCCAGCTGGCGGACGCCGCCGGCATTGACGCCGGACGCATGGCGGCCGGCATAGTCCTTCTCGATCAGCACCGGCTTCAGGCCGGCGAGGCACAGATGCAGCGCCGTCGAGCACCCGTGGATGCCGCCGCCTATGACGATCGCATCCACGTTTCTGCTCATCCGCGCACCACCGCCTTGACGTCGGCCTCGCTCTTCGGAACGGCGGCGAGCTCGGCAAGCGTGATCGGTTTCACCGGCGCCCGCAGGCGGTAATAGCCGATCTCCTGCGGGCTCTTGCCGCGCGCTTGCGCCATCAGCTCGGTGACGGTGAGGCCGCAGAGCCGGCCCTGGCACGGGCCCATGCCGGTGCGGCGATAGGCTTTCAGTTGATTGGGCCCGGTCGCGCCGATCGCGACGGAATCGAGTACGTCCTTTGCGGTGACCTCCTCGCAACGACAGACGATGGTGTCGCCGGAGGGAATACGGAACTGCGGCGCGGGGCGGAACAGCGTGTCGAGGAAGACGCGGCCGCGCTCGGCCCTGGCGAGATCGGCGCGGAGCGTTGCCATCGGCGCGAGCTTCGCCGCAGCCGCGGGCGCCAGCGCCTCCACCGCTGCACGCGCTGCAATCCGCCCACGGACCACAGCGGCATTCGCACCGCCGATGCCGGCGCCATCACCGGCAATCGCAATGCCGGCGACCGACGAAGCGCCGCTCGCGTCCAGCACCGGCGACCAGCACAGCTGCAGATCATCCCAGCGATGTTCGACGTCAGCGGACATCGCCAGATTGACGTTGGGCACGACGCCCTGATGCAGCAGCAGCAAATCCGCTGCAATGGTCTCGCGCTTGCCGCCCGCGACATAGCTGACGCTGGCGAGCTGGCCGTCACCGGAAGCCGCAAGCTCGGTGACGCCGGAGACGACCTGCACCTTCGCCTTCACCTCGCGCATCATCGACAGGCCCTTGGCGAAATAGGGCGAGGTCAGGAACGCGAAGGCGTGCGGCAGCGCGGCGAAATAATTGCGGCGCTCGGTGGTATCGAGAATACGGTCGATGCGGCCGCCGAGGCGCAGGATCTGAGCGGCAAGCAGCCAGAGCAGCGGCCCCTGCCCCGCGATCACGGTACGGCCGTCAGGCACGAGCGCCGACGATTTCAGCATGGTCTGCGCGGCACCGGCGGTCATCACGCCCGGCAGCGTCCAGCCGGGGATCGGGAACGGCCGCTCCAGCGCGCCGGTCGCCAGGATCACGCGCTTTGCCTTGACGAAGGCGGACGCGCCGCCGACCGAGACCGCGATATCGAGATTGCGATCGAGGCTCCAGACCGTGGCACGATGAATGACCTCGGCGGTGCCTGCACGCAGCGCCTGCACCAGATCGGCACCGACCCAATAATCGGCGCCGAGCTGATTGCGGTCGGTCACCGGCGTCGAGGAGATGGCGCGAAACACCTGACCTCCCGGACCGATGTTCTCGTCGAGCAGCAGCGTCGAGAGGCCAGCTTCGGCGGCGGTCGACGCAGCCGCGAGACCGGCGGGCCCGGCGCCGATCACCACCACGTCGTACTCTTCGCGCTTGGGAGCCACAGTCATCGTCCGATCTCCCGCTTGCCCTTCTGGATCTCGATGTGCATGCCCTCGGCGACGGGCACGAGGCAGCCCTGGCGGTTGCCAACGCCGTCGATGGTGACGAGGCAATCGAAGCACACGCCCATCATGCAATAGGGCAGACGCGGCGCACCGCTCACCGCCGTCGCGCGACGTGCGTCAACCCCGGACGCCAGCAGCGCGGCAGAGACCGTGTCGCCCTGACGCGCCGCGACGGCAACGCCGTCGAC
The sequence above is drawn from the Bradyrhizobium amphicarpaeae genome and encodes:
- a CDS encoding ABC-F family ATP-binding cassette domain-containing protein, whose product is MPASVILSNLSLSTPDGRSLLSDIDLTFAAERTGLVGRNGIGKTTLLASIAGDQLPQSGRVLINGSIGLLRQDVQLPAGATVADLFGVRPALELLRRAERGDASADDIASIDWTLEGRLETALAQLGFDPSSDTELSCLSGGQITRVRLAALVFAGPDFLLLDEPTNNLDRAGRQAVIDLLAAWRGGAIVVSHDRNLLDAMDAIVELTSLGARRYGGNWSRFREQKAVELAAVRHDLAHAERRLSEIDGKAQQAAERKARKDSGGRKKSARGDMPRILAGARKDRSEDSGGRNAQVAERQRAEALQAVDVARRRVEILQPLSVKLPATGLPAGREVVWLDGVSAGYRPEQPVLRDISFAVVGPERIALVGPNGSGKTTLLKLISGELRPLSGNVRVRPDFALFDQKVSLLDPALTILGNFQRLNPQAGANECHAALARFMFRADAALQIAGSLSGGQMFRAGLACVLGGASPPSLLILDEPTNHLDIESIEAVEAGLRAYDGALLVVSHDEAFLQAIGMTRRIDLAAKLRSTHGGIL
- a CDS encoding tetratricopeptide repeat protein; the protein is MSGKPNSALAQLLQQAFLALRARQFDTASRLANEALKANRNDRNAVLILGHALLGQQRADQAIAPLEKAARRANDPEIETLLGHVLCHARRSSDGIAQLRRTAARRPPYLPAFQELAGQLANGGDTGEAIETMAQAITLAPGLTDLQLDLGRLHLRNNDRRSARAVLAAARAAAPGRADILAELAGAEFLDGAYAQAAETYRHALALRPDDAPSRANLAMCLLEMGERDRGEAALRAIVRGRPHMLGRAAFALATSSRGRFFFRPSAAARFLERDQERSATP
- a CDS encoding RidA family protein, with product MSITRSIRTPIMHRAVEANGFVFLGGTIADDTSVSMGDQTRNILGKIAGYLKEAGTDKSRIVSASIFVTDLSKKKEMDAAWTEFFGDNLPTRATVGVADLGGSALIEVVVTALKG
- a CDS encoding NAD(P)/FAD-dependent oxidoreductase, which produces MSRNVDAIVIGGGIHGCSTALHLCLAGLKPVLIEKDYAGRHASGVNAGGVRQLARHIPEIPLSIRSMGIWEKIKDLLDDNCSFESYGQVLVAENEEELAACRARVAELNALGFTHEELIDATELRRLVPAVAETCPGGVVSRRDGAANPAQTTTAFRRKAQQLGATVREGVAAGNIRYSDGLWHVDVGTETFAAPVLVNAAGAWAGRIAADLGEPVPVETVAPMLMITSRVPHFIDPVVILRGRKLSFKQFSNGTVLIGGGHLATPDQDRNETVLDWKSLATSARTVFELFPVMRSATIVRAWAGIEAKMKDDIPVFGPSSRHKGLYHQFGFSLHGFQLGPGAGAVMAELIVNGGTQTRIGDLGIDRFHPTTL
- a CDS encoding NAD(P)/FAD-dependent oxidoreductase, which gives rise to MTVAPKREEYDVVVIGAGPAGLAAASTAAEAGLSTLLLDENIGPGGQVFRAISSTPVTDRNQLGADYWVGADLVQALRAGTAEVIHRATVWSLDRNLDIAVSVGGASAFVKAKRVILATGALERPFPIPGWTLPGVMTAGAAQTMLKSSALVPDGRTVIAGQGPLLWLLAAQILRLGGRIDRILDTTERRNYFAALPHAFAFLTSPYFAKGLSMMREVKAKVQVVSGVTELAASGDGQLASVSYVAGGKRETIAADLLLLHQGVVPNVNLAMSADVEHRWDDLQLCWSPVLDASGASSVAGIAIAGDGAGIGGANAAVVRGRIAARAAVEALAPAAAAKLAPMATLRADLARAERGRVFLDTLFRPAPQFRIPSGDTIVCRCEEVTAKDVLDSVAIGATGPNQLKAYRRTGMGPCQGRLCGLTVTELMAQARGKSPQEIGYYRLRAPVKPITLAELAAVPKSEADVKAVVRG
- a CDS encoding (2Fe-2S)-binding protein codes for the protein MFKRSEQDKRPELQIFVDGVAVAARQGDTVSAALLASGVDARRATAVSGAPRLPYCMMGVCFDCLVTIDGVGNRQGCLVPVAEGMHIEIQKGKREIGR